From Nicotiana tabacum cultivar K326 chromosome 15, ASM71507v2, whole genome shotgun sequence, the proteins below share one genomic window:
- the LOC107805583 gene encoding nucleoside diphosphate kinase 3-like, whose translation MNSQICRSASRATKSLFSAYSKQRSRAFSGGRAVAAAATVSLRGVVPSLASYGRTDSGNSSRAWISGILALPAAAYMIQEQEAHAAEMERTFIAIKPDGVQRGLISEIVSRFERKGFKLVAIKIVVPSKDFAGKHYHDLKERPFFNGLCDFLSSGPVVAMVWEGEGVIRYGRKLIGATDPQKSEPGTIRGDLAVVVGRNIIHGSDGPETAKDEIKLWFKPEELVKYTSNDEKWIYGVN comes from the exons ATGAATTCTCAGATTTGCAGATCTGCTTCACGAGCTACTAAATCTCTGTTTTCTGCTTATTCTAAGCAGCGTTCTCGTGCCTTTTCTG GGGGACGAGCAGTGGCTGCAGCAGCCACAGTTTCTTTGAGAGGAGTTGTGCCTTCTTTAGCTTCATATGGCAGGACTGACTCTGGAAATTCATCTAGAGCTTGGATTTCGGGAATCCTCGCCCTTCCTGCAGCAG CTTACATGATCCAGGAGCAAGAAGCACATGCTGCTGAG ATGGAGCGTACCTTCATCGCCATCAAGCCAGATGGAGTACAAAGGGGCTTG ATTTCAGAAATCGTATCGCGCTTTGAGCGCAAAGGTTTCAAGTTGGTTGCGATCAAAATTGTTGTTCCATCTAAGGATTTTGCCGGAAAGCACTATCATGACCTTAAGGAGAGACCATTCTTTAACGGCCTATGTGATTTCCTCAGCTCCGGCCCTGTTGTAGCAATG GTATGGGAAGGCGAGGGAGTAATTAGATATGGACGGAAGCTTATTGGAGCGACAGATCCGCAAAAATCAGAACCTGGAACAATCAGAGGTGACTTAGCTGTTGTAGTCGGAAG GAACATCATCCATGGAAGCGATGGACCCGAGACTGCCAAGGATGAGATCAAACTATGGTTCAAACCAGAAGAGTTGGTTAAATATACAAGCAATGATGAGAAGTGGATATATGGTGTGAACTGA